A stretch of Deltaproteobacteria bacterium DNA encodes these proteins:
- a CDS encoding ABC transporter ATP-binding protein — MAIIQVRGLKKRFGDHEVIGGVDLSIEEGEVFGLIGPDGAGKSTLIRMIAGILEPTEGEIYVHGIDAISAYEEIRSAVGYMPQTFGLYGALTVEENLRFVARIHGLGRREFQDRTEGLYRFSGLGPFKDRRAAQLSGGMRQKLGLSCILIHQPKILLLDEPTIGVDPISRREFWNTLHSFSSEGVTIFISTPYLEEAERCHRIAFLQEGKILEVLDPRGLRALFPYATCDIYAPEIRGLLRRLRERLPLPVSFLSGDHIHLVCEKGALDSGELEEILKELYAEGVQLKKTIPIVQDLYFILEKRGHVA; from the coding sequence ATGGCCATCATCCAGGTAAGGGGCCTGAAGAAGCGTTTTGGGGATCATGAAGTCATTGGAGGGGTCGACCTCTCCATAGAGGAGGGGGAGGTCTTCGGACTGATCGGCCCGGATGGGGCTGGCAAAAGCACCCTGATCCGGATGATCGCCGGCATCCTGGAGCCCACAGAGGGGGAGATCTATGTACACGGCATCGACGCCATCAGTGCATACGAGGAGATCCGCAGTGCCGTGGGGTATATGCCACAGACCTTCGGCCTCTATGGGGCCCTCACCGTTGAGGAGAACCTCCGCTTTGTGGCCCGCATCCACGGGTTAGGAAGAAGGGAGTTTCAGGACAGGACAGAAGGGCTCTATCGTTTCAGCGGCCTTGGACCCTTTAAGGATCGCCGGGCAGCCCAGCTCTCCGGGGGGATGAGGCAAAAGTTGGGCCTTTCCTGCATCCTGATCCATCAACCCAAGATCCTCCTGCTCGACGAACCCACCATAGGGGTAGATCCCATCTCCCGCCGGGAGTTCTGGAACACACTCCATTCCTTCTCCTCCGAAGGGGTCACGATCTTCATTTCCACCCCTTATCTGGAGGAGGCCGAGAGGTGCCATCGCATCGCCTTCCTACAGGAGGGGAAGATCCTGGAAGTGCTGGATCCTCGGGGGCTGCGGGCACTCTTTCCTTATGCCACATGCGACATCTACGCCCCAGAGATCAGGGGTCTGCTGCGCCGCCTGCGGGAGCGCCTTCCCCTACCCGTCTCCTTTCTCAGCGGCGACCATATCCACTTGGTCTGCGAAAAAGGGGCCCTCGATTCGGGGGAACTGGAGGAGATATTAAAGGAGCTCTACGCGGAAGGTGTCCAATTAAAGAA
- a CDS encoding efflux RND transporter periplasmic adaptor subunit, translated as MRKKIVLLIVILLMLGALFYYFFYYRDRGGPGQLLLSGTMEVTEVEISPELSARVVALYHREGDQVTEGDPLLDLQGSDLKAKLREATAAKRAIEAEISLNRVKMENARREFKRNLQLYRAKAISASSFDAVKTAYEVTKETYTASLHRQDEVQARIETLQLQLKKTHLSCPITGVVLERNVEVGEVVFPGMVLMTIGDLQRPWVRVYIGERDIGKVRLGQGASVMTDAYPERRFPGILRYIAKEAEFTPKNVQTREERVKLVYEARVYLANKEGILKPGMPIDVYLRLEE; from the coding sequence ATGAGAAAAAAGATCGTTCTCCTAATTGTCATCCTTCTCATGCTGGGTGCCCTCTTTTATTATTTCTTCTATTACCGAGACCGTGGTGGTCCAGGACAACTCCTCCTCTCAGGGACGATGGAGGTCACTGAGGTGGAGATCTCACCGGAGCTCTCGGCAAGGGTAGTGGCCCTCTATCACCGGGAGGGTGATCAGGTAACGGAGGGCGACCCCTTGCTCGACCTGCAGGGGAGCGACCTGAAGGCAAAGCTCCGGGAGGCCACGGCTGCCAAGAGGGCCATCGAGGCCGAGATCTCGTTGAACAGGGTCAAGATGGAAAACGCCCGGCGGGAGTTCAAGAGAAACCTCCAACTCTATCGGGCCAAGGCGATCTCCGCCAGCAGTTTTGATGCCGTCAAGACCGCTTATGAAGTCACCAAGGAGACCTATACCGCCTCCCTGCACAGGCAGGACGAGGTCCAGGCCAGGATCGAAACCCTCCAGTTGCAACTAAAGAAGACCCACCTCTCTTGCCCCATCACCGGAGTGGTCTTGGAGAGGAATGTGGAGGTAGGGGAGGTGGTCTTTCCTGGGATGGTGCTGATGACCATAGGAGATCTGCAGCGCCCCTGGGTCCGGGTCTATATCGGGGAGAGGGATATCGGAAAGGTACGCCTTGGACAGGGGGCCTCGGTAATGACCGATGCCTATCCTGAGCGAAGATTCCCCGGAATCCTGCGCTACATTGCCAAGGAGGCGGAGTTCACCCCAAAAAACGTGCAGACCCGTGAAGAGCGCGTCAAGCTTGTCTACGAGGCTAGGGTCTATCTCGCCAATAAAGAGGGGATCCTGAAGCCAGGGATGCCAATAGATGTCTACTTGCGCCTGGAGGAATAG
- the carB gene encoding carbamoyl-phosphate synthase large subunit: MPKRKDIKKVMIIGSGPIVIGQACEFDYSGTQACKALRKLGYEIVLVNSNPATIMTDPGMADMTYIEPLTFEAMKEIVEKEQPDAILPNLGGQSGLNLTSQLARAGVLDEYGVKVIGVELDAIERGEDRLAFKETMNRLGIEMPKSEIAYSVEEAEKIAAGLSYPVVIRPAYCLGGTGGGLVYNIEELRTVASRGLSASLVDQVLVEESVLGWEELELEVVRDAKNQMITVCFIENVDAMGVHTGDSYCTAPMLTIDSELQKRLQKHSYDIVEAIRVIGGTNIQFAHDPKTGRVVVIEINPRTSRSSALASKATGFPIALISAMLAAGLTLDEIPYWREGTLEKYTPSGDYVVVKFARWAFEKFRDAEDKLGTQMRAVGEVMSIGKTYKEALQKAIRSLEIGRYGLGFAKDFHEKSLDELMELLNEPSSERQFIMYEALRKGVDVEKLYEKTYIKPWFIEQMKELVELEGKILQYKGRGLPEDLFVQAKKDGFADRYLSQLLGIPEKEIRQRRNALGVLQGWQPVPVSGVKDAAYYFSTYNAPDQVATSQQPKVMVLGGGPNRIGQGIEFDYCCVHAAFALRDEGLESIMVNCNPETVSTDYDTSDKLYFEPLTVEDVLSIYEKEKPIGIIVQFGGQTPLNIANELAEAGVKILGTSPETIDLAEDRDCFRQMMRKLDIPMPDAGMASTLEEALTVAEKIGYPLMVRPSYVLGGRGMEIVHDEEMLRRYATAAVDVTPDRPILIDKFLENAIEAEADAIADGTDAFVPAVMEHIELAGVHSGDSACVIPPISIPTRHLDTIYDYTRKIAVELNVVGLMNIQYAIANDIVYVLEANPRASRTVPLVSKVCNIPMARVATQLMLGKKLSELDIKPKSIPHFGVKEAVFPFNMFPEVDPLLGPEMRSTGEVLGVANSFGLAFFKSQEAASQRLPTDGTVLITVFKKDRPAVLEVAKQFQKLGFKIKATKGTHRFLVNHGISSEHILKMHEGRPNIVDGIMNKEIDLIINTPSGRLSKYDDSYIRKAAIKYKVPYITTLAAAAAAAKGIATYRRGKGGVQSLQIYHRYIK, translated from the coding sequence GTGCCAAAACGCAAGGATATCAAGAAGGTTATGATTATCGGTTCAGGGCCCATTGTTATTGGTCAGGCATGCGAGTTCGATTATTCTGGCACCCAGGCCTGCAAGGCCCTTAGGAAGTTGGGTTATGAGATCGTGCTGGTCAATTCCAACCCTGCCACCATTATGACAGACCCCGGAATGGCCGATATGACCTACATTGAGCCGCTCACCTTTGAGGCCATGAAGGAGATCGTTGAAAAGGAACAGCCTGATGCAATACTGCCCAATCTCGGGGGGCAGTCCGGACTGAACCTTACTTCGCAGCTGGCGCGCGCTGGTGTATTGGACGAATATGGCGTCAAGGTGATCGGCGTTGAGTTGGATGCCATAGAGCGCGGCGAGGACCGCCTGGCATTCAAGGAGACCATGAACCGGCTAGGCATCGAGATGCCGAAGAGCGAAATCGCCTATAGCGTCGAGGAGGCGGAAAAGATTGCCGCTGGACTCAGCTACCCGGTGGTCATCCGCCCTGCCTATTGTCTGGGCGGCACCGGCGGCGGCCTGGTTTACAACATCGAGGAGCTGCGTACCGTTGCCAGTCGCGGTCTTTCGGCAAGTCTCGTCGACCAGGTGTTGGTGGAGGAGTCGGTCCTGGGATGGGAGGAATTGGAGCTCGAAGTGGTGCGCGACGCCAAAAACCAGATGATCACCGTCTGTTTCATCGAGAATGTGGATGCCATGGGCGTGCACACGGGCGATTCCTATTGCACCGCGCCCATGCTCACCATCGACTCCGAACTCCAGAAACGTCTCCAAAAGCATTCCTACGACATCGTCGAGGCGATCCGGGTCATCGGCGGCACGAACATCCAGTTTGCCCACGATCCCAAAACTGGCCGGGTGGTGGTGATCGAGATCAATCCCAGGACATCTCGCTCTTCGGCGCTGGCCTCCAAGGCCACAGGCTTCCCCATCGCTCTCATCTCCGCTATGTTGGCCGCAGGACTGACCCTGGATGAAATCCCATATTGGCGGGAGGGGACCCTTGAGAAATATACGCCTTCAGGGGACTATGTGGTGGTCAAGTTTGCCCGCTGGGCATTTGAGAAGTTTCGGGATGCCGAGGACAAGCTGGGCACCCAGATGCGCGCCGTTGGCGAGGTGATGAGCATCGGCAAGACATACAAAGAGGCCCTTCAGAAAGCCATCAGATCCCTGGAGATCGGCCGATATGGGCTTGGCTTCGCCAAGGACTTTCATGAGAAGTCCCTGGATGAGCTGATGGAGCTCTTAAACGAGCCCTCCAGCGAGCGACAGTTTATCATGTACGAAGCCCTGCGCAAGGGAGTCGACGTGGAAAAGCTTTACGAGAAGACATATATCAAGCCCTGGTTCATCGAGCAGATGAAGGAACTCGTGGAACTGGAGGGAAAGATCCTCCAGTACAAAGGTAGGGGATTGCCTGAAGACCTATTTGTGCAGGCCAAGAAAGATGGATTTGCAGATCGATACCTTTCCCAGCTGCTCGGCATCCCGGAAAAGGAGATCAGACAGCGGCGCAATGCCCTTGGTGTGCTCCAGGGGTGGCAACCGGTACCCGTGAGCGGCGTGAAGGATGCGGCCTACTATTTTTCAACATACAATGCACCTGACCAGGTGGCGACAAGCCAGCAACCAAAAGTTATGGTCCTGGGCGGGGGGCCCAACAGGATCGGGCAGGGAATTGAATTTGATTACTGCTGTGTTCATGCGGCATTTGCCCTGCGGGACGAGGGATTAGAGTCTATTATGGTCAACTGCAATCCTGAGACCGTCTCCACCGATTACGACACCTCAGATAAGCTCTATTTCGAACCCCTCACGGTCGAGGATGTGTTGAGTATCTACGAAAAGGAGAAGCCCATTGGGATTATTGTTCAGTTCGGGGGCCAGACCCCCCTCAATATCGCCAATGAACTGGCTGAAGCGGGTGTGAAGATCTTGGGGACATCACCGGAGACCATAGACCTGGCAGAGGACCGGGACTGCTTCCGTCAAATGATGCGCAAGTTGGACATTCCCATGCCAGATGCGGGTATGGCCAGCACCCTGGAAGAAGCCCTGACTGTGGCCGAGAAAATTGGTTATCCCCTGATGGTCAGGCCCTCCTATGTGCTCGGCGGACGTGGCATGGAGATCGTCCACGACGAGGAGATGCTCAGACGCTATGCGACAGCAGCCGTGGATGTGACTCCCGATCGGCCCATACTCATCGACAAGTTCCTAGAAAACGCCATCGAGGCCGAGGCAGACGCCATTGCCGATGGCACCGATGCCTTTGTCCCTGCGGTGATGGAGCATATCGAGTTGGCTGGTGTCCATTCGGGGGACTCTGCCTGTGTAATTCCTCCCATCAGCATCCCCACAAGACACTTAGATACTATCTATGATTACACCAGAAAGATCGCCGTGGAGCTCAATGTGGTCGGACTGATGAACATCCAATACGCCATTGCCAACGATATAGTATACGTACTGGAGGCCAACCCCCGTGCCTCGCGAACTGTACCGCTGGTTTCAAAGGTGTGCAACATCCCCATGGCGCGGGTGGCCACCCAGCTCATGCTCGGCAAAAAGCTCTCTGAGCTGGACATCAAGCCCAAGTCCATCCCTCACTTTGGGGTCAAAGAGGCGGTCTTCCCCTTCAATATGTTCCCAGAGGTTGACCCCCTCTTGGGTCCAGAGATGCGGTCCACAGGTGAGGTCTTGGGGGTAGCCAACTCCTTTGGGCTCGCCTTTTTCAAATCCCAGGAGGCTGCCAGCCAGCGGCTTCCCACTGACGGAACTGTGCTGATTACTGTATTCAAGAAGGACAGGCCAGCAGTTCTGGAAGTAGCCAAGCAGTTTCAGAAATTGGGTTTTAAGATCAAGGCCACTAAGGGCACCCACAGGTTTTTGGTCAACCATGGCATTTCATCCGAGCACATCCTCAAAATGCACGAAGGCCGGCCCAACATTGTCGATGGTATTATGAATAAGGAGATTGACCTGATTATCAATACACCAAGCGGCAGGTTGAGCAAGTACGATGATTCTTACATTCGCAAGGCGGCCATCAAGTACAAGGTACCATATATTACCACCCTGGCCGCAGCCGCAGCCGCAGCAAAGGGCATCGCCACTTACAGGCGAGGCAAGGGTGGGGTCCAGTCGCTTCAGATCTACCATAGGTATATTAAGTAA
- a CDS encoding DUF2784 domain-containing protein, which translates to MYHLLADFAFSLHLAFIIFVILGAFLVWRWPWLALLHILSVIWSLAIQFLPNVPCPLTPLEQMLLRKAGEEGYTGGFVDHYIVPLIYPEVEPRFHYEAGVFLLVVNLVIYVLIIIRIRSKRSKR; encoded by the coding sequence ATGTACCATCTACTGGCGGATTTTGCCTTTTCGCTCCACCTCGCCTTCATCATCTTCGTGATCTTGGGGGCCTTCCTGGTGTGGAGGTGGCCCTGGTTGGCCCTCCTGCACATTCTGTCGGTTATCTGGTCCTTGGCGATCCAGTTTCTCCCCAATGTCCCCTGTCCATTGACCCCCCTGGAGCAGATGCTGCTGCGTAAGGCGGGTGAGGAGGGCTACACAGGTGGGTTTGTGGACCACTACATCGTCCCCCTCATCTATCCCGAGGTTGAACCTCGCTTCCACTACGAGGCCGGGGTCTTTCTATTGGTGGTAAACCTTGTAATCTACGTATTGATAATCATCCGAATCAGGTCAAAAAGATCCAAACGATAA
- the mnmG gene encoding tRNA uridine-5-carboxymethylaminomethyl(34) synthesis enzyme MnmG, producing the protein MIIHPKRYEVIVVGGGHAGCEAALAAARLGCQTLLLTINIDTIGLMSCNPAIGGLAKGQLVKEIDALGGEMAKNTDATAIQFRRLNTRKGPAVQSSRAQSDRQAYRLRIKYVMESQPGLEIKQGLVDRILVRDGRVEGVETSTHEVFHGQTVIIAPGTFLNGLIHIGLTHFPAGRMGELPSVRLSESLREIGFELGRLKTCTTPRVDGKTIDFSRLGKQESDDPPRPFSFSTRELPKKLLPCYITYTNPKTHEIIRSGLDHSYFFSGIIEGMGPRYCPSVEDKVALFPAKERHQIFLEPEGLRTHEYYSNGLFTGLPLDIQLKTLRSIEGLERVEIMRPGYGIEYDYVDPVQLRPTLETKLIEGLYHVGQINGTSGYEEAAAQGIMAGVNAALKIKGEEPFILDRSEAYIGVLIDDLVTKGTKEPYRMFTSRAEYRLILREDNADLRLMDKGYCLGLVDEETYNKFRKKKKAIACEIGRLKEVKIRPTSGVNDKLQELRSNPIKNVTSLEELLRRPELSYKDLQAFDPSSNSLPLEVVEQVELEIKYAGYIKKQEELVERFRRMERVRIPEDMRYDAIPGLSREIKEKLSTIRPMTLGQASRISGVTPAAISVLMVQLKRMGAV; encoded by the coding sequence ATGATTATCCACCCCAAGAGATACGAGGTAATTGTAGTGGGTGGGGGACATGCGGGTTGTGAGGCGGCCCTGGCTGCCGCCCGTCTTGGGTGTCAAACCCTCCTGCTTACCATAAACATCGACACCATCGGCCTCATGTCCTGCAATCCCGCCATCGGGGGATTGGCCAAGGGGCAGTTGGTCAAGGAGATCGACGCCCTGGGTGGTGAGATGGCCAAAAACACCGACGCCACGGCCATCCAGTTCCGAAGGTTGAACACCAGAAAGGGTCCCGCAGTACAGTCCTCCAGGGCCCAGTCCGATCGCCAAGCCTACCGGCTGCGGATAAAGTATGTCATGGAGAGCCAGCCCGGTCTGGAGATAAAACAGGGCCTGGTGGATAGGATCCTGGTTAGGGATGGAAGGGTCGAAGGGGTGGAAACGAGCACCCATGAGGTCTTCCACGGCCAAACGGTGATCATCGCCCCAGGGACCTTCCTCAACGGCCTCATCCACATCGGCCTCACCCACTTCCCTGCCGGCAGGATGGGGGAACTCCCTTCGGTGCGGCTCTCGGAGAGCCTCAGGGAGATCGGCTTCGAGCTGGGCAGGCTCAAGACCTGCACCACTCCCCGGGTGGACGGCAAGACCATCGACTTCTCCCGCCTCGGCAAGCAGGAGAGCGACGACCCCCCGCGCCCCTTCTCATTCTCCACCAGGGAACTCCCGAAGAAACTCCTCCCCTGCTATATCACCTATACCAATCCCAAGACCCATGAGATCATCCGCAGCGGGCTCGATCACTCATACTTCTTCAGCGGGATAATCGAGGGGATGGGGCCCCGGTACTGCCCTTCGGTGGAGGACAAGGTGGCTCTGTTTCCAGCAAAGGAGAGACACCAGATCTTTCTGGAGCCCGAGGGTCTGCGTACTCACGAGTACTATTCCAACGGTCTCTTTACAGGCCTCCCCCTGGATATCCAGCTCAAGACATTGCGCAGCATCGAGGGGCTGGAGAGAGTAGAGATCATGCGCCCAGGGTACGGCATTGAGTACGACTATGTTGACCCGGTCCAGCTCAGGCCCACCCTGGAGACCAAGCTAATAGAGGGACTCTATCACGTTGGACAGATCAACGGGACCTCCGGTTACGAAGAGGCGGCTGCCCAGGGGATCATGGCGGGGGTAAACGCTGCCCTGAAGATCAAGGGAGAGGAACCCTTTATCCTCGATCGCTCCGAGGCATATATCGGTGTCCTGATCGACGACTTGGTCACCAAGGGGACCAAAGAGCCCTATCGCATGTTCACCTCCCGGGCCGAATACAGGCTCATCTTGCGGGAGGACAATGCAGATTTGCGCCTCATGGATAAAGGCTATTGCCTCGGCCTGGTGGACGAAGAGACCTACAATAAGTTTAGGAAGAAAAAGAAAGCCATCGCTTGCGAGATAGGGCGGCTCAAGGAGGTCAAGATCAGACCGACTTCGGGGGTCAATGACAAGCTGCAGGAGTTGAGGAGCAACCCCATTAAGAACGTCACCTCCCTTGAAGAGCTCTTGCGCAGACCAGAACTCTCCTACAAAGACCTCCAGGCCTTCGATCCCTCCTCCAATTCCCTCCCTCTGGAGGTAGTGGAACAGGTGGAGTTGGAGATCAAGTACGCAGGCTATATCAAGAAACAGGAGGAATTGGTGGAGCGGTTCCGGCGGATGGAGCGGGTGCGAATACCGGAGGATATGAGATACGACGCAATCCCCGGTCTCTCCCGGGAGATAAAGGAGAAGCTCTCGACCATCAGGCCCATGACCCTGGGACAGGCCAGCAGGATATCAGGGGTCACCCCTGCGGCCATCTCCGTTCTGATGGTGCAGCTCAAGCGGATGGGGGCCGTATAG
- a CDS encoding class I SAM-dependent methyltransferase, which yields MNNKINKRRRRSEHTPSKFAFMIITLMHDNPFLPILINPYKLLKTAGLKPGQKVLEVGCGPGFFTIPAANIVGNEGIVYAVDVHPLAIKRVQKKIESKGIQNVQPMLTNASDTRLPEQSIDLAFIFNLPHIVGGQENIISEIHRILKPGGLLSYKKTRGSEKKLIDAIERGGFSYSGKQARIFLFKRSQH from the coding sequence ATGAACAACAAAATTAATAAAAGACGTCGTCGTTCTGAGCATACGCCATCGAAATTTGCTTTCATGATCATAACCTTGATGCATGACAACCCATTTCTCCCGATATTAATAAATCCATACAAGCTGCTAAAAACGGCAGGACTGAAGCCCGGTCAAAAAGTGCTGGAGGTTGGATGTGGTCCAGGGTTCTTTACCATTCCAGCGGCAAACATCGTGGGAAATGAAGGCATTGTCTATGCTGTGGATGTTCATCCGCTCGCTATCAAAAGGGTTCAAAAGAAAATTGAGAGCAAAGGCATACAAAATGTTCAGCCTATGCTTACCAATGCATCCGACACCAGGCTTCCGGAACAGAGCATTGACCTTGCCTTTATCTTCAATCTTCCTCACATTGTTGGCGGACAAGAAAACATAATATCTGAAATACATCGTATCTTGAAACCCGGGGGTCTGCTTTCTTATAAAAAGACCAGAGGGTCTGAGAAAAAATTGATAGATGCAATAGAACGGGGAGGATTTTCTTATTCAGGCAAACAGGCGAGGATTTTTTTGTTTAAGAGAAGTCAGCATTGA
- a CDS encoding methyltransferase domain-containing protein, which translates to MSRDIFFELHQDLPREGPGRNQYTRRAFQMLPELDRPRILDIGCGTGGPTMELARLSEGEIIGLDFHQPYLDKFIKKIEEAGLSERIRVVNCSMFEMDFPDESFDIIWAEGSIFIIGFERGLKEWQRLIKPNGFLVVHEMTWLRPDPPQEIYNYWKEIYPGIRNVPKNLELIPGCGYDLIGHFTLPEDAWWIEYYGPLERRIQDLRTKYVDDSEVLAVLDKEQREIDLFKKYKEWYGSVFFIMQKRNHEESSA; encoded by the coding sequence ATGTCCAGGGACATCTTCTTCGAGCTACATCAAGACCTTCCAAGAGAAGGCCCCGGAAGAAACCAATACACGAGAAGGGCGTTCCAAATGCTTCCCGAACTGGACAGACCCCGCATCCTGGATATTGGCTGTGGCACGGGTGGGCCGACGATGGAACTTGCAAGGTTGAGTGAAGGCGAGATAATCGGATTAGATTTCCACCAACCCTACCTAGATAAATTTATAAAAAAAATCGAAGAGGCAGGGCTTTCGGAACGTATCCGGGTTGTGAACTGCTCGATGTTCGAGATGGATTTCCCGGATGAGAGCTTTGACATCATCTGGGCCGAGGGCTCCATCTTCATCATCGGATTTGAAAGGGGCCTCAAGGAGTGGCAACGGTTGATCAAGCCCAACGGCTTCCTGGTTGTTCATGAGATGACCTGGCTGCGTCCGGATCCACCGCAGGAAATCTACAACTACTGGAAGGAGATCTATCCAGGCATAAGGAACGTCCCGAAAAACCTGGAGCTGATCCCTGGCTGCGGCTATGACCTCATTGGACATTTCACCCTACCAGAGGACGCCTGGTGGATTGAGTACTACGGTCCCCTAGAGAGGCGAATCCAAGATCTTCGCACGAAGTATGTCGATGACTCCGAGGTCCTTGCAGTACTTGACAAGGAACAACGGGAGATAGACCTGTTTAAGAAATACAAAGAATGGTATGGCTCGGTGTTTTTTATAATGCAAAAGCGAAATCACGAGGAATCATCGGCCTAA
- a CDS encoding outer membrane lipoprotein-sorting protein, protein MEIGFSQPTGLWVAQKTDEREKGDDASFKMDMTLIGKKGKERKRRLFIIRKDFDGKDKLLLKFTYPKDIKGTSFLVWEHKGRDNERFLYLPALGRIRRIATREKDENFVGTDFSYEDISGRKLEDYTYQLIEEGIIYEGKNCYLLASYPKEKGSKYPKILSWVRKDNFVVTKAEYYSKKGEIEKIYKVLKLEKIDGIWTSLELLMENLKTNHKTSIKVKEVQYNKGISDDRFERRKLKR, encoded by the coding sequence ATGGAGATTGGTTTCTCCCAACCCACAGGTTTATGGGTTGCCCAAAAGACAGATGAGAGAGAAAAGGGTGATGATGCAAGTTTTAAAATGGACATGACCCTAATAGGCAAGAAGGGCAAAGAAAGGAAAAGAAGACTTTTCATAATCCGAAAAGATTTTGATGGAAAAGACAAGCTACTTCTCAAGTTTACTTACCCTAAGGATATAAAAGGGACATCTTTTTTGGTATGGGAGCACAAAGGGAGAGACAACGAAAGGTTTCTCTATCTCCCTGCCCTTGGCAGGATAAGAAGGATCGCTACTCGAGAGAAAGATGAAAACTTCGTTGGCACAGACTTCTCCTATGAGGATATATCGGGCAGAAAATTGGAAGACTATACCTACCAATTAATAGAAGAAGGGATAATCTATGAAGGGAAAAATTGTTATCTTTTAGCCTCATATCCAAAGGAGAAGGGTTCCAAATATCCGAAAATCCTTTCCTGGGTCAGGAAGGACAATTTCGTTGTAACTAAAGCAGAATATTATAGCAAGAAAGGGGAAATTGAAAAGATCTACAAAGTTTTGAAACTGGAAAAAATCGATGGAATCTGGACTTCACTGGAACTTTTAATGGAAAATCTCAAAACCAATCATAAGACATCCATCAAGGTGAAAGAAGTTCAGTATAACAAAGGTATTTCTGATGACCGTTTTGAAAGAAGAAAGCTAAAGAGATAA